In the genome of Monodelphis domestica isolate mMonDom1 chromosome 2, mMonDom1.pri, whole genome shotgun sequence, one region contains:
- the TMEM200A gene encoding transmembrane protein 200A: MIATGGVITGLAALKRQDSARSQHHVNLSPSPADQEKKPVRRRPRADVVVVRGKIRLYSPSGFFLILGVLISIVGIAMAVLGYWPQKEHFIDAEARLSTNQTQVIRNQGGIMVRFFEQHLHSDKMKMLGPFTMGIGIFIFICANAILHENRDKETKIIHMRDIYSTVIDIHTLRIKEQKLMNGVYTGFMGETEVKQNGNSCASRLAANTIASFSGFRSSFRMDSSAEEDELTLSESKSGSHLMPPLLSDSSVSVFGLYPPHNKATEDKNSGIKKCETKSIVSSSISAFTLPVIKLNNCVIDEPSIDNITEDSETIKRRSRNLSMDSLTVPLTNINESYQRASLGLPRNDSAGESLSNQYKSSVALGPRTGQLLSPGAARKQFGSNTSLHLLSSHSKSLDLDRGPSTLTVQAEQRKHPSWPRLDRSNSKGYMKLENKEDPMDRLLVPQASMKKDFTNKEKLLMISRSHNNLSFEHDEFLSNNLKRGTSETRF; encoded by the coding sequence ATGATAGCAACTGGTGGAGTTATAACAGGCTTGGCCGCCTTAAAGAGGCAAGACTCTGCTCGATCTCAGCATCATGTTAATCTTAGCCCATCGCCTGCTGATCAAGAGAAGAAACCGGTTAGACGAAGACCTAGGGCTGATGTTGTGGTCGTGCGGGGAAAAATCCGACTTTATTCTCCATCtggttttttcctcattttaggaGTATTGATCTCAATTGTAGGAATTGCCATGGCAGTCCTTGGATACTGGCcacaaaaagaacattttatagatgcagaagcCAGGCTGTCAACCAACCAAACCCAAGTGATCAGAAACCAAGGTGGCATCATGGTTCGCTTCTTTGAACAGCATTTACACTCAGATAAGATGAAAATGCTTGGCCCTTTTACAATGGGCAtcgggatttttatttttatatgcgcTAATGCCATTCTGCACGAAAACCgtgataaagaaaccaaaatcaTTCACATGCGAGACATCTACTCCACTGTCATAGATATCCACACGCTAAGAATCAAGGAGCAAAAGTTGATGAATGGTGTCTACACTGGCTTCATGGGAGAGACGGAAGTAAAACAAAATGGTAACTCCTGTGCCTCAAGATTAGCAGCAAATACAATTGCCTCTTTCTCAGGTTTTAGGAGCAGTTTTCGAATGGACAGCTCTGCAGAAGAGGATGAACTTACACTCAGCGAGAGCAAGAGTGGCAGTCACCTCATGCCCCCTTTGTTATCTGACagttctgtctctgtttttggtctttatCCACCCCATAACAAGGCAACAGAGGACAAAAACAGTGGCATTAAAAAATGTGAAACTAAGTCCATTGTATCCTCTTCCATCAGCGCTTTTACATTGCCTGTGATCAAACTTAATAACTGCGTTATTGATGAACCTAGCATAGACAACATCACTGAAGACTCTGAGACTATCAAACGCAGGTCTCGGAATTTATCCATGGATTCCCTGACTGTTCCTTTAACCAATATAAATGAATCCTACCAGAGAGCCAGTTTAGGGCTGCCACGGAACGATTCTGCAGGGGAATCTCTCTCCAACCAGTACAAATCTTCTGTGGCTCTTGGTCCTCGAACTGGACAGCTTCTGTCCCCTGGGGCTGCTAGGAAACAGTTTGGATCCAACACATCCCTGCATCTGTTGTCTTCACATTCAAAATCCTTAGACTTAGACCGGGGTCCCTCCACATTAACTGTCCAGGCTGAACAACGAAAACACCCAAGTTGGCCTCGGTTGGATCGGAGTAACAGCAAGGGGTACATGAAATTAGAGAACAAAGAGGACCCGATGGACAGGTTGCTCGTACCCCAAGCCTCTATGAAAAAAgactttacaaataaggagaaGCTTCTCATGATCTCAAGATCTCATAATAATTTGAGTTTTGAACATGATGAATTTTTGAGTAATAACCTAAAGAGGGGAACTTCAGAAACAAGGTTTTAA